Proteins encoded by one window of Leishmania infantum JPCM5 genome chromosome 32:
- a CDS encoding putative protein kinase produces MDSTLAKLPATRWDRLMAVLEENEPERAIDAPNILERAKKLNLSDLELFYLLLMRYQDKQPKILMDVVSLYAMMSTWMEWIVQVQRCLDAKKRKMDAGSPSHTATGVPVLMPTSSDFADSGRTFLSCPSSNCTNTPISSNPAYSSENYGNDFGSRPDSATHAARNPVSSTVRGFHDKSGRRSHSTSFHWCFDLGPDWKWDGSLDFLRNGRVLSCLVEEALDRCGKLEVLPDDHRVHPGTPNPITHEILYPSLADIDRVFKGAAEDGATDVVSASRSFSKLNYLSTLDFSRGLQLSRGDKAQPSKALKLIEEQGKNLAAAEQWVRKLNSMCERFLGWEKSAHENRAFFDLCNPDNLVRPLNSDDARLLYRMHWLAVALYRAVKDASIIPAPPRMSFIVCHDDLGGLPDTSAEDDEIGLLVATKCSCLPLKARLSVTMKDFNTMQLLHPDMKHGPRVLPCTIVKGEVFAYFEERHTFVPVWSVFQYHLQHFDGLVWCFEMSRQEREQERQVLGTNFSATRPDLGASDDFAFNGSSAAFDLTVHSSTVRHDRQRRPPESPSNTQWMRGSITPKPFDLPTDCKASVTLLPQRFPHQPAAQSGTGVEMGVSVSKVRLNRIAIPSPRPSSACPSPSSSPATTSRAADPFAQLSATPAAGTGITNNANAFSSTTCGVSTAVVTSASSSGIDAVLNAIKSPISDLSLSMTASRQATAVCTTGEQETPSTHIAYLLPPKRSSEALDESTENTELLSREVTVCMEAKTKEVVECDRIVGAAASDAAVLKPSCTISCSPCSQVMVTQEAHYHGGAEAPEEDDDVISDATMTVVCSESHTIIRNFTAAVVQESEQSGISILSHHFRVSSGPIGKGAFGAVYRALNLDTGRIVAVKQSRYSYDDKTADLNWREFQMWSMLPPHANVITFYGASREVDTNQLLLVMEYASGGSIVQLYRYFRPIPEPLFYDHAVGIARGLKHLHDHNVIHGDVKPENVLTRSDGSVAISDFGCSSFSLVSSDNGSPLLRSSKRESGSLQLFGTAAYMAPEVILNEPHLKSDVWAYACTLVQLWLGKSPWSYGERRFSALDSIPLMFYIANEEVVPFTTEQLERSPRWLQCIARRAFERDVERRCTMAEIISILADYSKVYRP; encoded by the coding sequence ATGGACAGCACGCTGGCAAAGCTCCCCGCCACGCGGTGGGACCGCCtgatggcggtgctggaaGAAAACGAGCCCGAGCGAGCGATCGATGCCCCAAACATCCTGGAACGGGCCAAGAAGCTGAACTTGTCTGACTTGGAGCTGTTTTATCTTCTACTCATGCGCTACCAGGATAAGCAGCCAAAGATTTTGATGGACGTGGTGAGCCTCTACGCAATGATGAGTACGTGGATGGAGTGGATCGTGcaggtgcagcgctgcctggACGCGAAGAAGCGCAAGATGGACGCCGGCAGCCCTTCCCATACGGCCACAGGGGTGCCGGTGCTGATGCCCACTTCGTCCGACTTCGCCGACTCTGGGCGCACATTCCTGTCCTGCCCCAGTAGCAACTGCACGAACACCCCGATTTCCTCAAATCCGGCGTACAGTTCAGAAAACTACGGCAATGACTTCGGTAGCCGGCCGGACAGCGCCACCCATGCCGCCCGCAACCCCGTCTCCTCGACCGTGCGCGGGTTTCACGATAAATCgggccgccgcagccactcGACGAGCTTCCACTGGTGCTTTGACCTCGGCCCTGACTGGAAGTGGGACGGCTCACTGGACTTTCTGCGCAACGGACGCGTGCTGAGCTGtctcgtggaggaggcccTGGACCGCTGTGGCAAGTtggaggtgctgccggaCGACCACCGCGTTCACCCAGGGACGCCGAACCCCATCACCCACGAGATCCTGTACCCCTCGCTGGCGGACATCGATCGTGTCTTCAAGGGTGCAGCCGAGGATGGAGCAACTGACGTCGTCAGCGCGAGCAGGTCCTTTAGCAAACTGAACTATCTCTCCACCCTCGACTTCTCACGTGGGCTACAGCTAAGCCGAGGTGACAAGGCGCAGCCCTCAAAGGCACTGAAACTGATCGAGGAACAAGGGAAGAACCTtgcagcggcggagcagTGGGTGCGAAAGCTGAATAGCATGTGCGAGCGCTTTCTCGGCTGGGAAAAGTCGGCGCACGAAAACCGCGCCTTCTTCGACCTCTGCAACCCCGACAACCTTGTACGCCCGCTCAACTCGGACGACGCGCGTTTGCTCTACCGCATGCACTGGCTTGCCGTGGCACTTTACCGCGCTGTCAAGGATGCGTCCATTATaccggcgccaccgcgcatGAGCTTCATTGTATGCCACGACGACCTTGGAGGACTGCCGGACACATCGGCGGAGGACGACGAAATCGGCCTTTTAGTGGCTACCAAGTGCAGCTGTCTCCCCCTCAAAGCGCGTCTGAGCGTGACCATGAAGGACTTCAACACcatgcagctgctccaccccGACATGAAGCACGGCCCCCGCGTCCTGCCGTGCACCATAGTGAAAGGCGAGGTATTTGCTTACTTTGAGGAGCGCCATACCTTTGTCCCGGTTTGGTCGGTCTTCCAGTACCATCTCCAGCACTTTGACGGGCTGGTCTGGTGCTTCGAGATGAGCCGCCAAGAACGGGAGCAAGAGCGACAGGTGCTCGGGACGAACTTCTCAGCCACTCGCCCGGACCTCGGCGCCAGTGATGACTTCGCCTTCAACGGTAGCAGTGCGGCGTTCGACCTCACGGTGCACAGCTCCACTGTTCGACACGACCGCCAGCGCAGACCACCAGAGTCTCCGAGCAATACCCAGTGGATGCGCGGATCGATCACCCCCAAACCCTTTGATTTGCCCACTGATTGCAAGGCGTCTGtcacgctgctgccacaACGTTTTCCCCACCAGCCAGCGGCACAGTCGGGCACCGGCGTCGAGATGGGCGTCAGTGTGTCAAAGGTGCGGCTAAACCGCATTGCTATTCCGTCCCCCCGCCCTTCCTCGGCATGCCCGTCGCCCTCCTCATCACCGGCTACCACTTCAAGGGCTGCTGACCCTTTTGCGCAACTGAGCGCCACCCCAGCTGCTGGAACCGGCATCACTAACAACGCCAACGCCTTCTCATCGACGACCTGCGGAGTTTCTACCGCTGTCGTCACCAGCGCGTCATCATCGGGCATCGACGCAGTCTTGAACGCCATCAAGAGCCCGATTTCAGACTTGTCGCTGTCGATGACGGCCTCGCGACAGGCTACGGCGGTGTGCACGACTGGGGAGCAGGAGACACCGTCGACGCACATTGCATACCTTCTCCCCCCCAAACGATCGAGCGAGGCGCTTGACGAATCAACAGAGAACACCGAGCTTCTCTCGCGAGAGGTGACGGTGTGCATGGAGGCAAAGACGAAGGAGGTTGTGGAGTGTGACCGCAttgtcggcgctgccgccagcgatgcggcggtgctgaagcCGTCCTGCACCATTTCCTGCTCCCCTTGCTCGCAGGTGATGGTGACTCAGGAGGCGCACTatcacggcggcgccgaggcgcCGGAGGAAGACGATGATGTGATCAGCGACGCGACGATGACGGTGGTGTGCAGCGAGAGCCACACGATCATCCGAAACTTCACTGCAGCAGTGGTGCAGGAGTCGGAGCAGAGCGGCATTTCGATCTTGTCCCACCACTTCCGCGTAAGCAGCGGCCCCATCGGGAAGGGTGCCTTTGGTGCCGTATACAGGGCTCTGAATCTGGATACGGGCAGAATCGTAGCGGTGAAGCAGTCGCGCTACTCTTACGATGACAAAACAGCGGACCTCAACTGGCGTGAGTTTCAAATGTGgtcgatgctgccgccgcacgcaaACGTCATCACCTTCTACGGTGCGTCGAGGGAGGTCGACACGAACCAGCTACTGCTCGTCATGGAGtacgccagcggcggcagcattGTGCAGCTGTACCGCTACTTTCGGCCCATTCCAGAGCCGCTCTTCTACGATCACGCCGTCGGCATTGCACGCGGCCTGAAGCACCTGCACGACCACAATGTGATCCACGGTGACGTGAAGCCGGAAAATGTGCTGACGCGCTCAGACGGCAGTGTGGCCATCTCTGACTTCGGGTGCAGTAGCTTCTCCTTGGTCAGCTCGGACAACGGCAGTCCTTTGCTCCGCTCCTccaagcgagagagcggcTCCTTGCAGCTATTCGGGACAGCTGCGTACATGGCACCGGAGGTGATCTTGAATGAGCCACACCTCAAGTCAGATGTGTGGGCCTACGCGTGTAcgctggtgcagctgtgGCTGGGAAAGTCACCGTGGTCCTATGGTGAGCGCCGCTTCTCGGCACTGGACTCTATTCCACTCATGTTCTACATTGCGAATGAGGAGGTGGTGCCCTTCACGACGGAGCAGCTAGAGAGGTCGCCGAGGTGGTTGCAATGCATCGCCCGACGCGCGTTTGAGCGGGACgtggagcggcgctgcaccatGGCAGAAATCATCAGCATCCTGGCCGATTACAGCAAAGTGTACCGCCCGTAG